The segment AGCGCCGCGAGGATCGCGAGGGCCCCGGCCAACCGCCCGCCGGGCACGGGCAGCGCCCGTACGAACGCGAGGTCGACACCCACCAGGGCGAGCGCGGTCCCGTAGCCGAGACCCGCCGACCAGCCCCCGCCCCGCAGGGCCGCGCGGAGGTCGGCGGTGAAGTACCGCAGTCCGGTCTCCTCGTCGCCGGTCCAGCGCCGCAGGTGCGCGGCGCCGGCCGCGAGGGCCGCCGGGAGGGTGACGAGGGGCAGCGCGGCGACGGCGATCCACACCCCGACGAGCAGGCATTCGGCGAAGACGGCGAACCGTGCCAGGAACCGGGCTCTCATCTCGGCACCGCCCCTCAGCCCTTGAGGCCCGACGTGGCCATGCCGTCGATGAGGTACCGCTGGAAGGCGAGGAAGAACGCGACCACCGGGAGCAGCGCCACGAGCGACATCGCGATCATGCCGCCGTAGTTGGCGACGCCGTCCTGGTCGACGAACATCTTGAGGCCGAGCGAGACCGTGTACTTCTCGGGTTCGTTGAGGTAGATCAGCGGCCCCATGAAGTCGTTCCAGGCGTTGATGAACGTGAAGATCGCGCTGGTGATGAGCGCGGGCCGGCACAGCGGCAGCACGATCGACCAGTACGTGCGCAGGTGCCCGCAACCGTCGAGCCGTGCCGCCTCGTCCAGTTCCTTCGGCAGCCCGCGCATGAACTGGAGCATCAGGAAGACGAAGAAGGCGTCCGTGGCCAGGTACTTGCCGAGCAGCAACGGCGTGTAGGTGTTGATGAGTTCGAGCTTCTGGAACAGCACGTACTGCGGGATGAGCAGCACGTGGTACGGCAGAAGCAGCGTGCCGATCATCGCGGTGAAGAGCAGTCCGCGCCCGGCGAAGCGGACCTTGGCGAAGGCGTAGGCAGCGAGCGAGCTGGAGAGGACCACGCCGATGACCGAACCGGCGGCCAGGAAGAGGGAGTTGCCGAAGAAGGTGGTGATGGGGATGTCGGCGATTCCGTCGGCGAGGCGCCGGTAGTTGTCGGTGAGGGGGTCGGTGGGGAAGAGGGCGAGGCTGCCGACGATCTCGTCGTTCGGCTTGAAGGAGCCGCCGATGACCCACACCACGGGGTAGAGGATGACGGCGAGGACGGCGAGGGCGCCGAGGTGCCAGACGAGCGAGCCGGCCGTCCGCGTCCTGGCGGGGCGCGGGGCTGTGCGTGTGAGGCTCATCGGGCCCCCTCCTCGTAGTGCACCCAGCGCCGCTGGGACCAGAAAAGGAACGCCGTGACGAGGGCGACGGCGAGCAGCAGCATCCAGGCCATCGCGGAGGCCAGTCCCATCCGGCTGTTCTCGAAGCCCTGGATGTAGAGGTAGCAGGTGTAGACGAGGGTGCCGTCGGCCGGTCCGCAGGCGTTGCCCTGGCTGCCGATGATGTAGGCGGACCCGAAGATCTGGAAGGAGTGGATGGTCTCCAGGAGCACGTTGAAGAAGAGGACCGGGGAGATCATCGGCAGGGTGATGCTCCAGAACCTCCGCAGCGGGCCGGCGCCGTCGACCTCCGCCGCCTCGTACAGTTCGCGCGGCACCTGCTTGAGTCCGGCCAGGAAGATGACCATGGGGGCGCCGAACTGCCAGACCGTGAGCGCGACGAGGCTGTAGATGATCCGGTCGGGGTCGCCGATCCAGCCGCCGGCCTCCATGCCGAGGAACTGCTGCCCGCGGTCGATCGCGGCGCCGTCGGAGAACAGCGCCCGCCAGACGATGGCGATGGAGACGCTGGCCCCGACGAGCGAGGGCGCGTAGAACGCGGCCCGGTAGAAGCCCTGCCCGCGGCGGCTCTGGTTGAGCAGCAGCGCCACGCCGAGTGCCGCGGCCAGCTTGAGCGGGGTGCCGATCACCACGTACCAGCTGGTCACTTCGACGGAGGTGCGCCAGCGGGGGTCGCCGAACATCTCGGTGAAGTTGTCGAAGCCGATCCGCTTCGGGGCGTCGAAGAGGTTGTAGTCGGTGAAGGCGAAGTAGAGCGAGGCGACCATGGGCCCCGCGGTGAGCAGGAGGAAGCCGGCGATCCAGGGGGACATGAAGAGATAGCCGGCGAGGTTCTCGCGGCGGGCCCGGTCGCACTGTCCGGCGCGGCCCGGCGTCCGGCGCGGGCGGTCCCCTCCGGACGTGGCGTCCGCGGGTGCGGTCGTCACGTCCGGCGGGGTCGCCGGCGCGGGGGTCGGTACGGAGGTCACGGCGGCGTCCATCAGGGGGCGAGCGCCGTCTTCGCCTCGGTGAAGAACTGCTTCACCGCGTCCGGGACGGGCCGGGTGCCCAGGGACATCTCCTCGCCGAGCCGCAGGAACGCGGCCTCGGTGACGTCGGCGCCCGCCGGGTGCGGGGTGATCGGTTCCAGGACGCGGGACTCGACCAGCTGCTTCTCGTACGCGGCGATCTGCTTGCCGACCGCGTCGGTCGGCACGTACGCCTCGTACTGGGCGGTGGTGGCCGGGACGCCACGGTCGTAGCCCATGATCTTCCCGACCTCGGGGTCGTGGACCATGAAGTCGATGAACTGGGCGACTTCCTTGGGGTGCTCGGTGCGCCGGGAGCCGCTGAGCATGAGCGAGCCGAGGTACTGGCCGGTCTTGCGGCCGTCCGTGGTCGGGATGGGGGCGAGCCCGTACTGGCTCTTGCCCTCGGAGGCGTAGCGGACGGTGAAGTTGTCCCAGGTGAACTCGCAGGCGGCGAGTTCGGCGGTGACCGCCGACTTGGGCTTGGCCTGGATGGTCCGCTTCGGGTCGGCGTAGATGCCGGACTCGACGCCCTGGTGGGCCTTGGTCCACCAGTCCGTCAGATCCGCCTCGGTGAAGCCGAGTCCGGAGGTGCTGAAGAAGGCCTTGCCGTGCTGGCGCAGGTAGAGGTCGTACAGGTACATGATCCCGTAGGGGCCCGCGTCTCCGGCGCGGCCCTGGGTGTCGCGGATCTTGGCGAGGGCGGCGTGGTACTCGTCCCAGGTCCAGCCGGCCTTGGGGGCGACGCCGGCCTTGCCGAAGACGGTCTGGTCGACGACCAGGGCCATCGAGTTGCTGCCGACGGGTACGCCGAGGAGCTTGCCGTCGACCTCGCCGAACTTCTCCAGTCCGGCCCGGAAGCCGTCGAGGCGGAGGTTGCCCTGCTCGGCCTGCTCGCGCAGGTCGAGCAGGACGTTCTTCGCGTCGTACTTGCGCAGGAATCCGATGGCGTTCTGGAAGACGTCGGGCGCGTTGCCGCCCGAGGCCTGGGTGTTGAACTTCTTCCAGAAGTCGGCGTACGGCTGGAAGTCGGTCTTGACCTTGATCTTCGGGTACTTCTTCTCGAAGAGGGCGATCGTCTGGTTGATCCGCTTGGCCCGGTCGTCGGAGCCCCACCAGGCGTACCGGATGGTGACGGTGCCGTCCCCGGATCCGGAGCCGGTGCCGCACCCCGCGGCGGTCAGGCCGAGAGCCGCCAGTGACCCGCCCGCGAACTTCAGCAGATTCCGACGGTCGACAGTGCTTTGAGTACGCACAGTTCGTCCTCCCGCGCGTGTGATTAGAACGTTTCAGGAAAGCGCTTGCTGGGACAAAGTAGGTTCGCCCGCCAGCCACGTCAACGCTTCGGACAGGATCTTTCGAAGCGCTTCGAAACACGGCCTCGGGCGATCAGGCTGAAAGGATTCAACAGCGAGCCTCTCAGGCCAGCCTGATGACGTTCCAGGACATCGGTTCCAGGACCGCCCGCAGCGTCCCGTCCGCCAGCGTCGCGCCCTCCACCGCGTGCGGCGTGACCCGCTCGGGCTCGTCGAGCGTGTTGGCCGCCTCCGGGTCCGCGTCGGCGAGCGCGCTGTGCTCGACGACCCGGCCCAGGTCGAGACCGCGCAGGGCGACCTCCAGCGTCAGGGGCGCGTTCCGGCCACGGTTGACCGCGAAGACGGTGACACCACCGTCCTCGTCCCGTACGGCCGTGGCGTGCAGCAGCGGTACGTCCCCGTACCGCTCCGTGGGATACGTGGGCGAGTCCACGCGCACGTCGAGGACGGCCCCCCGGCCGTACCGGGAGGCCTGCGCGAAGGGGAAGAAGGTGGTCTGGCGCCAGGCGGGGCCGCCGGGCTCGGTCATGATCGGGGCGATCACGTTGACCAGTTGGGCGAGACAGGCCACCGCGACCCGGTCGGCGTGGCGCAGCAGGGCGATCAGGAGGGTGCCGAACACGACGGCGTCGGTGACGGTGTAGACGTCCTCCAGGAGGCGCGGGGCCTCCTGCCAGTCCCGCACGGGATGCGGATGGGGCCGGCGCTGGTACCAGACGTTCCACTCGTCGAAGGAGAGGGTGAGCCTCTTCGACGACTTCAGCCGGGCGCCGACGTGGTCGCAGGTGGCGACGACCTCCTCGATGAAGGCCTCCATCTCGACGGCGGAGGCGAGGAAGGAGTCGCGGTCGCCGTCCACCTCCTCGTAGTAGGCGTGCAGCGAGACGTGGTCGACGACCTCGTACGTCTCCGCGAGGACGGTGGCCTCCCAGGCGGCGAAGGTCGGCAGGCCGCGCGCCGAGCTGCCGCAGGCGACGAGTTCGAGGTCGGGGTCGATCTGGCGCAGGGCGCGCGCGGTCTGCGCGGCGAGCCTGCCGTACTCCTCGGCGGTCTTCTGTCCGGTCTGCCAGGTGCCGTCCATCTCGTTGCCCAGGCACCAGAGGCGGATGCCGAAGGGGTCCTTGTCGCCGTGGGCGATGCGGCGGTCCGAAAGCTCGGTGCCGCCGGGGTGGTTGGCGTACTCGACGAGGTCCATCGCCTCGGTGATTCCCCGGGTGCCGAGGTTGAGCGCCATCATCGGCTCGGCCTGCGGGCCGACCTTCCGCAGGAAGGCGATGAACTCGCTCAGGCCGAAGCGGTTGGTCTCGGTGGACCGCCAGGCGACGTCGAGTCGGCGCGGGCGCTCCTCGACCGGGCCGACGCCGTCCTCCCAGCGGTATCCGGAGACGAAGTTGCCGCCGGGGTACCGGATCGCGGTGACGCCCAGTTCGCGGACGAGTTCCAGGACGTCGGTGCGCAGTCCGTCCTCGTCGGCGATGGGATGGCCGGGCTCGTGGACGCCGGTGTAGACGCAGCGCCCGAGGTGCTCGACGAAGGAGCCGAAGAGGCGCGGGTCGACGGGGCCGACGGTGAAGTCGGGGTCGAGGGTGAAGCGGGCGGCGGGTTCCGTGACTGACATGCGCGTCCCTTTCGTTCGAAATATCGACCAGTGGCCGTGTGTCCGAACGAGAAGGTAGGAGGAGGGACTTCCCGCGTCAATGGACCGCCTCCGGCCACCGCACGCGCGCGTGCGACTGCCACCGGTCCCCCATGGCTCAGCTCAGGACCAGCAGCACCGCCAGGGCGACGAGGAGGGAGTCGATCCGGTCCAGCAGACCGCCGGAGCCGGCCAGCCAGCGGCCGGCGTCCTTCACGCGGGCACCCCGCTTGACCATCGATTCGAGCAGGTCCCCGAGCGGGCCGCCGACCGCCACGGCCACCGCCGTCTGCCACGTCAGGGACGACAGCACGGCGAGCGCGCAGAGACCGGCGGCCGCCCCGGCGAGCGTGCCGCTCCACCGCTTGGCGGGCGACAGCGGGGAGAGCCGGGGGCCGCCGAGACGGCGACCCGCCGCGTACGCCACGATGTCGGCGATCGACACGGCCACGAACAGAACGAGACCGAGGGGGCCGGCCGGCACCAGACCGGCCAGGGCGCCCAGCCACACGAGCCCCAACAGGCCCGCCCCCAGGCGACGGAGCCCGTGCTCCGCGTCACCCGACAGCAGGGGCGCCCCGGCGATCGCGAGCGCCCCGACCGCCGCCACCCTGAGCACCTCGCCGGGCGCCAGCCAGGCGGTCAGGACAAGCGCGGTGACGGCCGCGCCGAGCACCGCCCGGTCCACCGGGCCCAGCCGCAGCAGCCCGCCGAACTCCGCCACCGCGACCACCCCGACCACGGCCGCGAGCGCCGCGATCCCCGGCGGGCCGAGCCAGAACGCCGCGGTGACCAGCGGCACTCCGAGCATCCACACGCACCAGCGGACCATCAGCTCACGCCGCCGGGTCGCCGCCACCGCGACTCCCCCGACCGCCAGTGCCCCGCCGAGATAGGGCACGAGACCGGCGACCGTCATCACAGGGAGACCCGCCCGTCCGGCGCCCCCGACCCCACCGGCGTGCGCAGCACGTCCAGGGCGCTCCGGCACGCCGCCACGATCCGCGCGTTCTCCGCCGTGTCGCGGACGGCGACACGGAAGGTCCGCCCCTCGTACGACGGGGACATCGGCGACAGGTCCCGCAGATACACGTCGTGGCGGCGGCACTCGCGCACCAGCCGCGCCGCGCTCGGCCCGTCAGGCGGCAGGGTGACCGTGAGGAAGTTGGCGATCCCCTCGTCGACCGAGGACAGTCCGTCGAGCCCCGCGAGCCCGGCGGCCAGCCCCCGGCGCAGCACGGCGGTGCGCGCCCAGCGCTCCGCGTAGTACGCGGGGTCGCGCAGCGCCGTCACGGCGGCCAGCTGGGCCGGCAGGCTGACGGGCCAGGGCGGCGTCCATCGGCGCAGCTCCGCGGCCGTGTCCGGGTCCGCCACCAGATACGCGGCCCGCATCCCCGACAGCGCGTACATCTTCGACAGCGAGGTGCAGACCACGACCCGGGGGTCGACCGCGGCGAGCCCGGCCAGCGAGTCCGCCGCATCGACGTAGCCCAGGTACGCCTCGTCGATCCACCACCGGGTGCGCGCGGGCGAGGCCTCGATCACGGCGCGCAGTGCGTCGGCGGGGGCGTGGCGGCCGGTCGGGTTGTTCGGATTGACCACCACCACGAGGTCGTACCGTCCGCTCCGGGTCGCGGCGGCCAGCCGGGCCGGGTCGAGCAGCCAGCCGTCCTCCCGGCGCAGCCGGAGCCGGTCGACCCGGCAGCCGATCACCCGCTCGGTGACATGGGCGTACTCGCCGTAGCTCGGATCCAGCAGGAGCACGCGGCTCCCCGGCGTCAGCCACCGTCCGAAGGCCCGGAAGATCAGGTCGGACGAGCCCGCGCCGACGACCAGTGACTCCGACGGCAGCCCGCGGACCCCGGCGAGCTCCGCCAGCAGCCCTTCCGCGCCGGTCGGCGGCGAGGTCCGCGCCGTCCACCCCGGGTCCTCCGCGAGGACCTCGCGGACCGCCGGGGCCGGTGCGAACCAGGCGTCCAACACATCGGCGGCTACCACCTCATGACGTCGTGTCAAGGTTCGGAAGTCCGTCCCGATCGCCGAGAAGAAGGCACCGCCGTGCTCACAGCCGTCGGCGCGCGGCGCGAACGGCACGTCCAGCTCCCAGTCGACGTCCGCGCGCAGCCGTTCCAGCTTCCGGCCGTGGCGCTCCGCGACCGTTCGCGTCAGCTCGGCCACGGAACCGCTCAGCACCTCGAACGACACGGGTCCCGAGCGGACCGTCCGCCCCACCGGCATGAGCCCGGCGGCGAGGTACATGTCGAGCAGCTCCGTGCGGCCCATCGCCACCACCTGGCGGCCACCTCGCGCGGCGACCCAGCGCAGCGCCGCGTACATGAGGAGCGGTGCGGCCGCGGTGGAACGCCAGCG is part of the Streptomyces sp. NBC_00250 genome and harbors:
- a CDS encoding phosphatidate cytidylyltransferase, translating into MTVAGLVPYLGGALAVGGVAVAATRRRELMVRWCVWMLGVPLVTAAFWLGPPGIAALAAVVGVVAVAEFGGLLRLGPVDRAVLGAAVTALVLTAWLAPGEVLRVAAVGALAIAGAPLLSGDAEHGLRRLGAGLLGLVWLGALAGLVPAGPLGLVLFVAVSIADIVAYAAGRRLGGPRLSPLSPAKRWSGTLAGAAAGLCALAVLSSLTWQTAVAVAVGGPLGDLLESMVKRGARVKDAGRWLAGSGGLLDRIDSLLVALAVLLVLS
- a CDS encoding carbohydrate ABC transporter permease, which translates into the protein MDAAVTSVPTPAPATPPDVTTAPADATSGGDRPRRTPGRAGQCDRARRENLAGYLFMSPWIAGFLLLTAGPMVASLYFAFTDYNLFDAPKRIGFDNFTEMFGDPRWRTSVEVTSWYVVIGTPLKLAAALGVALLLNQSRRGQGFYRAAFYAPSLVGASVSIAIVWRALFSDGAAIDRGQQFLGMEAGGWIGDPDRIIYSLVALTVWQFGAPMVIFLAGLKQVPRELYEAAEVDGAGPLRRFWSITLPMISPVLFFNVLLETIHSFQIFGSAYIIGSQGNACGPADGTLVYTCYLYIQGFENSRMGLASAMAWMLLLAVALVTAFLFWSQRRWVHYEEGAR
- the arfA gene encoding arabinosylfuranosidase ArfA, with translation MSVTEPAARFTLDPDFTVGPVDPRLFGSFVEHLGRCVYTGVHEPGHPIADEDGLRTDVLELVRELGVTAIRYPGGNFVSGYRWEDGVGPVEERPRRLDVAWRSTETNRFGLSEFIAFLRKVGPQAEPMMALNLGTRGITEAMDLVEYANHPGGTELSDRRIAHGDKDPFGIRLWCLGNEMDGTWQTGQKTAEEYGRLAAQTARALRQIDPDLELVACGSSARGLPTFAAWEATVLAETYEVVDHVSLHAYYEEVDGDRDSFLASAVEMEAFIEEVVATCDHVGARLKSSKRLTLSFDEWNVWYQRRPHPHPVRDWQEAPRLLEDVYTVTDAVVFGTLLIALLRHADRVAVACLAQLVNVIAPIMTEPGGPAWRQTTFFPFAQASRYGRGAVLDVRVDSPTYPTERYGDVPLLHATAVRDEDGGVTVFAVNRGRNAPLTLEVALRGLDLGRVVEHSALADADPEAANTLDEPERVTPHAVEGATLADGTLRAVLEPMSWNVIRLA
- a CDS encoding histidinol-phosphate transaminase; the encoded protein is MDHALQLRAATPRDHDWIHELRHRVYAEELGQHPVDPSGRLSDGLDGDNVYLVAARGETRIGFVSLTPPWVGRYSLDKYLTREELPLLTEEEPFEIRVLTVEERWRSTAAAPLLMYAALRWVAARGGRQVVAMGRTELLDMYLAAGLMPVGRTVRSGPVSFEVLSGSVAELTRTVAERHGRKLERLRADVDWELDVPFAPRADGCEHGGAFFSAIGTDFRTLTRRHEVVAADVLDAWFAPAPAVREVLAEDPGWTARTSPPTGAEGLLAELAGVRGLPSESLVVGAGSSDLIFRAFGRWLTPGSRVLLLDPSYGEYAHVTERVIGCRVDRLRLRREDGWLLDPARLAAATRSGRYDLVVVVNPNNPTGRHAPADALRAVIEASPARTRWWIDEAYLGYVDAADSLAGLAAVDPRVVVCTSLSKMYALSGMRAAYLVADPDTAAELRRWTPPWPVSLPAQLAAVTALRDPAYYAERWARTAVLRRGLAAGLAGLDGLSSVDEGIANFLTVTLPPDGPSAARLVRECRRHDVYLRDLSPMSPSYEGRTFRVAVRDTAENARIVAACRSALDVLRTPVGSGAPDGRVSL
- a CDS encoding ABC transporter substrate-binding protein gives rise to the protein MRTQSTVDRRNLLKFAGGSLAALGLTAAGCGTGSGSGDGTVTIRYAWWGSDDRAKRINQTIALFEKKYPKIKVKTDFQPYADFWKKFNTQASGGNAPDVFQNAIGFLRKYDAKNVLLDLREQAEQGNLRLDGFRAGLEKFGEVDGKLLGVPVGSNSMALVVDQTVFGKAGVAPKAGWTWDEYHAALAKIRDTQGRAGDAGPYGIMYLYDLYLRQHGKAFFSTSGLGFTEADLTDWWTKAHQGVESGIYADPKRTIQAKPKSAVTAELAACEFTWDNFTVRYASEGKSQYGLAPIPTTDGRKTGQYLGSLMLSGSRRTEHPKEVAQFIDFMVHDPEVGKIMGYDRGVPATTAQYEAYVPTDAVGKQIAAYEKQLVESRVLEPITPHPAGADVTEAAFLRLGEEMSLGTRPVPDAVKQFFTEAKTALAP
- a CDS encoding carbohydrate ABC transporter permease → MSLTRTAPRPARTRTAGSLVWHLGALAVLAVILYPVVWVIGGSFKPNDEIVGSLALFPTDPLTDNYRRLADGIADIPITTFFGNSLFLAAGSVIGVVLSSSLAAYAFAKVRFAGRGLLFTAMIGTLLLPYHVLLIPQYVLFQKLELINTYTPLLLGKYLATDAFFVFLMLQFMRGLPKELDEAARLDGCGHLRTYWSIVLPLCRPALITSAIFTFINAWNDFMGPLIYLNEPEKYTVSLGLKMFVDQDGVANYGGMIAMSLVALLPVVAFFLAFQRYLIDGMATSGLKG